The Anoplopoma fimbria isolate UVic2021 breed Golden Eagle Sablefish chromosome 10, Afim_UVic_2022, whole genome shotgun sequence sequence GAGCTCTCACACTCTGGGTTTCATTccttaaatgaatgtgttgagTGTTTTCTTCATGGAAGAGAGTTTGAGAAATGaagtttttatgtgtgtgtgtttatgctgcGCTTCTCCTGCCAACAGTAACAGCTCAGTAGCCAGTGAGCAGGAAGAGAGACGTTCATTAAAAACCCAAATACAGCAGTTACATAACCAACAGTTCTGTTCAATCCAGAACCCCCTGTGCTGCAAACACTCCTCCCTCATCCccatcttcttctccctcccacGCCTGCTGGCAGAGCCCAcccatcatcctctcctcctcccataGCAACAGCTCATCTCAGCTCTCCTCCCTTGTTCCCGGACCGACACACTGCCTCGCTCCTCcactccacccccccccccttatctGCTCCCCTGGTCCCTGAaacctcctcctcgctctcatCAAACAGTTCCTTCTCTTACTcccacatcatcatcatcatccaagCCTTACTTTAAACTTTACTTTACATACGGCAGGACTACGAAACAGGAATATTAACTagagttgaaataaaaaacttttttattttacttgcaCTACTGAGAGCAAAAAATGACACTAAGGTCTCAAATGACATTTCTAgtctcaggaaaaaaaaatgccttcaGCTCTTTCAGAGGCGGAGTTTCATATAGGGATTTGGTTTCCACAAGCACTTACAACTGACTTGCATACTAAGAATAAACAGAGCGAGTTGTGCAGTTAGTGTGGGAACACAGCAGATGGCAACACTGATTAAGGATTTGGGCTGTATCAGTGATTGCCTGAAGGACCTCTACCCTAGAAACGACTGTCCTGTTTCCACTCCATCGGATTAGTGACTGTCACATATCCCCCGATTAAGGGACGTCTGAGAAACTGAcatgctgttaaaataaaatccagcATGTGGTCTTCTCTCATGACGGAACAGTGCCCTCTAGTGAAGCCACATGAGCAGTAAATTAGAGGTTAGCTGAATAATACGCATATCAATTTGGAGGTTATTGTAGTCTATACATGAACCTCCTTGGGTTTAATGAAATAtgtatctatccatccatttgTGTTTCATGCCCAACAACCTGATTTTTATCTACGGCTGATCACCATCCCCATTTTTCATTAGGCCTCGACCTCTGAGTGTTCCTGATAGGTCTATCTGtattaaattatacattttctaacaaGATTCAAATATTGACAATACAGTTAAGCTTCTGGGTAAAACTTTACTTTAAGTCCCTCCAATTAGCGTCTTCAAGCTATATGTACAAATTTCATGAATAGTTTATAACTAAGCTATAGATACATTTTACATGATtattaaagtacaatatttgtcaACAATTAAAAACTGATATGAAGACATTCTATGATGCACAATGTGCTTATACACCAGCCTCTTATGGAGTTGTAgttgacaaatacattaatacaatAAACACTCCTGCTCATCTGCTTTAAACTACAATATAGTGTTATAAATCATGcattatatgtttgtatagAGTTTATAAATGCTTAATGGGGAGACTAAATACTGTTAAGTTTTTCCTTTAACTCAGTGCCCACAGTTGTGCACTCTTTTCTTTGTCCGTCTCTATCATCTTCTAACTTTGTATCAAGGCTTATTGGTGTGTCTGGAATCAACACTTAATTAAAAACGTTCATGAATTGTGAACATGCATGCATATACTGATGGGGATGAGGAGAACAATTACATGTGGCTATTAACCCACCTCCCACGCCCTTCCCAGTCCGGCATGCAACAAAATTGtctcaataaaaacaatcccTGGAGCaataatgtaatgaataacAATGTGATGGAGACCGCTGATTAAGATCAAGCGAGTTAAATGCAAAAGTAAAGGATTAACAGAACAATGAGCATTTATTGCAGCCAAGCAGCTTACATTAATATTTCTACTGAGAACATCCTAATAGTtatacaaatacagaaatacctACATTTACACAGATATATTAACAACGATACTTCaatcacactctctcacacagaaaaacatggaGTCAAAAATGTATGGGGGAGAATTCGCAGTGGAAGTGGCTGTGAATCTCTCGAGGGCTGTCATACTCAATTTTGACACAAGGGGGTAGCGGAGAGCTGTCTGGAGAGGCAGGGCTGACCTGAGAGGACAGCAGGGATGCAGCCTTGGTCGGAGTAATCTCCGCTCTGAGCCTCGAGGGCCGCAGGgtggagacaggagggaggacggcgctgttgctgctggtggaggtgtgtgtatgggtgtgtgaCGAGCACTGGGAGTTTACGTGTGAGGAGCCGTGGTCCCCCCGGGTGAAGAATGAAGGTGGAGGcagggtggtggaggaggtcGGATGGTGATCTCTGGTACCTTCCAAGCCGGGGTAAGTTGGAGGGCACTGGGTACGCTGGTGGATGGCCGGTTGACTGTACATGTTACCCCACGGGTACGACTGGTACGCTGTGATCCCTCCTGCACGGAAACACACAGAGTCAACCAGAGATGTGAAAACTGAGCTGTATTAGAGGTGATGTAGCTCAGGAGCAGGACAGCACCTCAAACCCCCCCCTCTTCCTGTCGTATTTCTATAAATGCCTAATTGCCCTTCATACCCGTTTGTTCCCATTTTTCTGTGCCCCACCATCCTCTCTCATTGGTCCCCGAGGCGTCTGCCGAGCCCAGAAGCTATTGTGTCTTTTCCCAAAGCCTTCCCCATCACACAGTAATCATCCTGCTCCACCATTTTCATCTGCCAATCTTTACTCATACATTTCATatacaataaacacttttaCTGTGGCGTCCTGGTGCACAAGTGGCATGTTTACAGTCTAGCTCTAAAGTCACTATCAATAAAAGGCgaaaatgctaaaataataaatacaattttggaAAAAAGATCAGTTAATGTGGACCTTGATTGAGAATCAACTGCAACAGAGTAGAAGAGTGGGCTTTTTATTCCAAGGCATGGATGGATATGAAACTCTTCCAGTTGAATCATCAGTGTAAAAAGATGAATCACAACATCAAAAAATATCTGAttctttgaaacaaaaaatacccttgattggtttgtttttgttgcaccataaaaataaaaaaagagactcACCGTGATGACCAGCCGACTGCAGCAGGATTTGTCCAGTGCTCTGGGATTGGAAGTAAGTGTGGCCTCCGGTGGAATAGGTCACCATCCCAGTGGAGTTTCCTCCAGGGCCAAAGGTCAGGTACGAGGTAGAATTGGAATCTGGAGGGTTAGGGGTGAGGtagggggagggggtgaggtAGGCCATGCGGGGCAGAGATGCTTGAGGTTGATGTTGGGGCTGGCCGGAAGAGTAGGAGGTCTGCAGCTGGTAGGAGAGAGGGTTGTTCTGCTGGCCTGAGGTCAGGTAGTCCAGCTTCTCCCCAAAGTCAAAGAGAGAACTgaggacaaaacaaagaagaacttgatcaaaaacacacacctataaatatataatgtgttacTACAGATATACCTCTATGGTTTATATGGTATGCTTAGTTACTTCCTTATATCTCTGATAGTCTGTCTTTCTATCACTCCCTTCCAAAAGTAAGGGACAAGGACTTAAATGAGGGGGTGTTTGTTAAAGTTGCACCGAACGTTAACTGCTGAAATCAATGTGACCAAAACAAAGGAGCCCAACAGTAAGAATTTGGTAAGATTTGATAGATACAATGATTATTTTGTCACTTACATCAGCTGTCATCAAAGGACCCtcttaaagggtcagttcaacCAAATTACAACAAGACTTGCATCTTATCTTTTTCCCACCTATAGTGTCAAATGCTGAGACGGCAATCAGCTGCCATTCATTGTGAATGGGACCTATTGTTGCAGCCAGGCACCGCTTGATGAGCTacaaagattttttaaaaaggtgcccAACGGCACTACAAGGGAATGTTGAGGAAAAGCTCAACTTTATGCAAAGGTCTTCTTCTAACAAACGGCCAGCAACAACCAGGCAAAAGTCAGTCTTGAGCCAGCACTTGTtctaaaaacagcaaaaactgTTGATCGTCAGCTGCGGCGCCTTGATAGTTTTTAACAGTTTCAACAACACATACTACATAAAAAGAACTGCAAATAAGCTACTCTGAATAtgcaaaagaagaaataaacaacTTCCTTGTATGTAATGTGTGGCAGCTACGTCAGAAAACAGTAGTCGGAGCAGAGTATGTAGGCTTAACTTCATActcagcacaaaacacacagacagtaacAGCTTCATAAGAGGCCAGAAACTGTCTGTCACTTTGCATCTGTATGTGTGAGTCTAAAGTCATGCTGgcgtctctgtgaggctgtatttATGCTCAGCACTACTTTGAGGTAAATGCAAACATCAGcatgcaatcacacacacaatgacaatgctCACATACTGATGTTCACCaggtaatgtttaccatgttcaccaccTTAATTATTAGCATGCTAGCTTTGGTCTGATAGAGAttggttttgcaggtatttgataTGAAAACACAGTATTGGACAAATTTGCCTGAGACTTCTGCTGCCACTCCAATACAGCAGAATTATTAAAATGGTATTTCAGACAGAAAGTCCCAATTACTCTACAGAACATACTCTGAGCCAATCATGAATATTAACTGTTATTTTTGTTGATAGTAGTTCCAAGGACAATACGTTATTTTGTAATGTGGGTGAGCTGACCCTTTAAATCTCTTAACAGCAGGACtggaacatttatttatagtcATTGTTTGATTTTGTATTGTCTTGCATTGGGGGATTTTTTGTGCTGTGATACACAATtgtaatcaaacaaaaaaacaacattttgtacaaaGGACTTACTAACTGAAATGTCTCTCAGCATGATTTCTCAAATATTATACACCAGCAGAACCCGGCTCCCCACTACAACAGGCTCTGTCTGAGGCATCATTATACCAGTATTTCACAGGATCTCTGCTCCTGTCTGCAGCCTCTGTCCCCCTGTCAACTCTAGTACTCGTTGTCCCTGTTCAAATCATCGCCTAGTATTCATGTCACAGTCTGCTGTGAATCGAGCTGACCTGGTGTCAGTCTGCAGAGACTGGCTGTCTCGGTGTGCCAAGGCGGAGCCTCCCTCCAGGGCATCCAGGAACAGAGGTGGGGTGTGAGCCAGGGTGTTAAGGAGAGGCGGAGGTGGAGTTGGGTTGGCCTGGTTGTAAGTCGTTGTGAAAAGTGGGAGACTGGCTCGACGCAAGGGGGGAGGGCTGTGCATGGGACGGGGGTGGTACTCTGCCAACCCCCCCTGAGATGAAAGCTGGTGCTGGCCCACATCTCTCACTCTGGATTGACCTTGGAGATAACACATGGAGATAAAACATTGGTCTGGTTTCTGTCTTGTACAATATAAACATGCAGTGTGAAGGTCCACTGAGCACTGAGGTTAAACCCTAAACTCTTACAGACTCTCACAGCTTCAAGTTATTTCTTCCCCTAAAGGAAATTACAACTGATGGTTGTTTGGactacaaaatgtaatttatggtaTTATAAAGATACTAATTGTCctttatttaataaactgaGTTCAAACCTCCCGCTGCTTCAGTTTAATTGTGAAATACAGAGATGGGAAATATTTTTGGGACTTAATATCAGTATGCCGAACACACAATTGTtagcaatttattttcttccatttgtgattttaaaatgtttatccaTAAAATGTACCATTACTACATGACCACATTTCACCACGGCCCCCACCGCCAGTTAAACACACTACCCACAATCAAATGAATGGGAAGACTGGCGTTTTTGCCGCAAATGCTAATTTGGTGTGAATGTAGAAGTCGGGGCATAAGGACAGTTCCTAAGAAACCAAACTTCTTTTGAATAGTAATTTAGGAGCACAATGACCTCATAATGAGcagtacattttgaaaaattgtGTATATGCATGTGGATTTCAACACCTGGGCTGTTGAGGCTGGCCAGAAGGTTGCTGTAGGAGGGCGGAGTCTGGTGGGACAGGTTAGAGAAAGAAGGTGCTGCAGGGGCGACCTGGGGCAGCTTATTGGCAAAGTGACTGGAAAAACAAGGAACGCCCTTactgaaaaagaggaaaaacataaCTAACTACATGTCATACatcaaataatgtttaaatacaaGTCATTTGCACCATTTGAGGGCACACAGGGATATCACTGCAATACCTGTTGGGTGCCAGTGTGGGCAGGGTGGGATTGATCTGGTGATGTagggggctgctgctgctgcatccagctctgctctgtctgtgttcaACCCTTGCTGTGATCGAGCGCTCCACCTTCCTCCACTTAGCCCGGCGGTTCTGAAACCAGACCTGGTTCACAGAATcatgcagagagaaaatggatatcaggaaaaaagacagaggatgGTGGAGGAAAATGGAAGGAAACTGGATTATAGGGGAGGTGAAAGAAGTTAATATcgaggcagaggaggaaaactTAATTCCCTGCTTGTTAATTATTCTTTCTTCTAGGATGTGCATCACCGAGTAAGCAATATAAAAGGAGTCAGGGGAATTTCTAACCATAATCCTTTGAGGTGTGACACCAACTGAAGCAGCGATGACTTTCCTCTTCTCTGCGTCCGGATAGTGGTCCTCCTGGAACAGGGCCTCTAAATGCTCTAACTGATCTGCACGCATatgtacacgcacacaaacacacacagactgggtGTAGGTCAATTTTTTGCATAGTCAAATCTGAACACACCTGGATAAAGTGATAGTTCGGTTACCAGTACTGTAGAGCGTTCGAGTTTTCTTCTTCGGTGCAGGGGGAAGCAGGCAGTTGTCCACAGTTTCTAATCCCGGCGGCAGAGGGAAGCTCAGAGCGCGGCCTCGACCCCTGCTGCTGTAGCGGATGGAGCGTCGGGTGGAGTAGACCTGGGTTATCTCCATCTGCCGTGAACCAGATAAACATTTCCTCAACTCAGTCAGATTCAATAAGTTAAGTATTGTCTGATTTACAGTATTCTTCCTTTAAAAATTATGATTTTCTCACTGTTAAGTatcaataatcacatttatttaaagctgaacACAATTTTGGAGGATGTCAAAAAGACCAAAAGCCAACAAGGATGTTTTAtctgcccaaaaaaaaaaggaccaaacCCTCACGTTTGGGAAAGCTGGGATGGACAAAGTTTTGCTTGAAATCTGCTTAATCAATTCTCAAAATAGATGACCATTAATttccaatcaatcaatcaataattgTTACAGCTCCACTACACATACATTTTACTTGTTAGCGCTCTTGTATTGGTTAGAAAAACTGCATCCAAACAACCCACATGCAACATGATGCACTTACATGCCAGGCCGTGATTTAAAGGTTTGGGTTCGCTGTcccaattcattttatttagtaaaatCTGGGTAAAATGAAATGTCTTGCTAATGCTCATCGGTATCTATGTGTATTTATCTATAATCGTGTAGGTGCATTCATACTGGcaaatacttatatatatatacacacacacacacacacacacacacacacacacaaatatacacacagcCAAATATTCAAATCCAGTCCGCCATTTTCGCAGCTGCATCATTGATATTGCAGGAGGTTGTAGGTGTGGATCATTTCATACATATTACACAATAGTTGAACAAGGCAAATTAGGTATTATTAGAAATCTGGAGATCTTGCAAACGTGTCTGTTGGGCTGAAGAGGATAAAACTCATATACTGCTAAACAATACAAACCCACACAAGATTATTTTAAAGTGATACATCACAAAGTTTCCAAAGATCTCTAATTGTTCAATTCATATCCAACAATGTCACCAAAAGGTGAACATTATAATCTTTGTTAAGGTAGAATTTATAGCAGAGCTGTTGCATTGAATTGCAAATGATCGTACAGTTGCATCTAAAAAAGTGGCAACTGAGggtataatataaataatgtcaCACACTGTAATACAATTATTGATTAAGTCCTAACACATTAAAGTCTGTTCACTGGTCTTGGGAGGtgctgcagtaaaaataaagtttcacagagagagctgtgtgaaatgaaagaaacaatATCTCCTGTTTTGCTGCATGATTTTTCCAAGTTCGAGAACCCCACGAGCATGGACACTATGCCTTTACCGGCCCATGTGGGATATATGTTAAAGTGTAATATTACActgaagttttaaataaaggaacatttaaaataagtttttggtAATCCTCATTATGAAAAATGACACTAAAATCTTTGAGAACGTAACTaatattttcttcattaatGCTGCATCATTGTAGTCAGTTTGTACGGAAGTCTATGAGacaatgaccctacttctcaattgatttattacctcagtaaacatgagtttatggtcaaTATCGCTAGTTTCGAGTCTTCTTCAATGCAACATGAAGTTCATTTAGTCAGTTATGGTCCCATTGAGAGTTatatagaccataaagcagggaatgCTTTAGGGCGCGGCTACCTTGTTATTGGCAGATCGTGGCGTTGTCTCTTCTGGGATATGTCTGTGTATTCGttttagaactttaaccctttaacagtttggtttcacttcatgaaagttaattgtacaATATTGTTCACTATAAGTTCACAGTGATTGATAAACAGTGACTGTCTATTCTCACCTCGAGCGGCTGAGGGCCCTGCTGGTGGAGACTGTGAGGGAGAAGAGGGCTGTGTGGCCTTTTTGTCCCGTGACGCTGAGGAGGTGCAGGTTGGATCGGGACAGGAGGTTGTGAGGAGTAAAGCAGGGGGAGAGGGACCGGAGGGCAATACAGCCCCGCCCCCACAACCCAGGTAGACGGGATCAGACAGGTCACAGCTGTTCATCAGTCCAACGTGAGGCTCCGACAGAGACAAGCTCTCCTCTGAGTTCATCGCTGACACCTCCTGTGTTTgactctccttctcctcctcaacACGCTCACTAACATCTTTTAAACTTCTCCTGTTTCTCAGTCGCTCAGTTTGCTTCTTACCTCGCCTCTTCCTACTCTTTTTCTTCTCGTCTCTGTCCTCtagacttgttttttctttttcctctggcTTATCAGGCATTGTTTCCTTAATGTTCTCAGTCTCGTTGTCTTCCATCTGCACCTCCTGCGCCTCCTCCGCTCTCAGCCTACTGTCTGGCttcacctgctcctcctcttctccctctgtcgCCCTCACTTCCTTTTCTGACATAAcgactttcttttctttgtcctcATCCCCCTCTTTtccgtctgtctcctctcctgcctcttcatcctccctctGATTAAagacttcctcctcctcctcctcctcctccttcccttccctctgcctcctcttcctcccttggTAAATCTTTGTTTCCAAATCCTCCAGTTCCTCACACAGAAGGCTTGAACAGTCTGCAATGGAGTAAAGTGTgagtttttttcacttttgtccAGGACCATTTTCATTTAGACTACAGCCGGTTATTTATCACTACTTTGTGTCTAAAATACTTTCTATTAATCAAAACCACACCTGAAGGTGGTTCATCGCAATCGTAACACTTGTACCAAATTCCTGCAGCCAGATTCTTCCAACATGGACTAAGAAGGAAAAAAGCACATTACCCCTGTACTTAAATTACCAAATTAGCTTAAGGTACTAACTTTAAGGTTTATTGATAAGTAAGATATGCTTAAAAGATAAGAAGCACTCATCGGTCTCTTTTATTCTTGCTGTACTGAGTCTCGATTCaaagctctgtgaggctgtctatAGTTTTTATGCTC is a genomic window containing:
- the LOC129097637 gene encoding homeobox protein NOBOX-like, producing MSEKEVRATEGEEEEQVKPDSRLRAEEAQEVQMEDNETENIKETMPDKPEEKEKTSLEDRDEKKKSRKRRAVTCLIPSTWVVGAGLYCPPVPLPLLYSSQPPVPIQPAPPQRHGTKRPHSPLLPHSLHQQGPQPLEMEITQVYSTRRSIRYSSRGRGRALSFPLPPGLETVDNCLLPPAPKKKTRTLYSTDQLEHLEALFQEDHYPDAEKRKVIAASVGVTPQRIMVWFQNRRAKWRKVERSITARVEHRQSRAGCSSSSPLHHQINPTLPTLAPNSKGVPCFSSHFANKLPQVAPAAPSFSNLSHQTPPSYSNLLASLNSPGQSRVRDVGQHQLSSQGGLAEYHPRPMHSPPPLRRASLPLFTTTYNQANPTPPPPLLNTLAHTPPLFLDALEGGSALAHRDSQSLQTDTSSLFDFGEKLDYLTSGQQNNPLSYQLQTSYSSGQPQHQPQASLPRMAYLTPSPYLTPNPPDSNSTSYLTFGPGGNSTGMVTYSTGGHTYFQSQSTGQILLQSAGHHGGITAYQSYPWGNMYSQPAIHQRTQCPPTYPGLEGTRDHHPTSSTTLPPPSFFTRGDHGSSHVNSQCSSHTHTHTSTSSNSAVLPPVSTLRPSRLRAEITPTKAASLLSSQVSPASPDSSPLPPCVKIEYDSPREIHSHFHCEFSPIHF